In one Oryzias latipes chromosome 13, ASM223467v1 genomic region, the following are encoded:
- the blvrb gene encoding flavin reductase (NADPH) isoform X2, whose protein sequence is MSDSVKNVAIFGATGMTGLATLPLAVAAGYNVTVLVRDPAKLPADHKACRVVVGDVTNKEDVKKTMEGQDAAIIILGTRNDLSPTTMMSEGTKNIIEAMKARGIRKVIGCMSAFLLWDRSKVPPRLVPVTEDHDRMYDALKASGLDYVAVMPPHIAGDLPLTETYMATENMLKGRAISKHDLGHFFVKCLSTSEWDGKTVGVWGEYK, encoded by the exons ATGTCAGACTCCGTTAAAAACGTCGCGATCTTTGGAGCCACGGGAATGACCGGCCTGGCAACGCTCCCACTAGCTGTGGCTGCAG GATACAATGTGACCGTTCTGGTGCGCGACCCCGCCAAGCTGCCCGCCGACCACAAGGCGTGCAGAGTGGTGGTGGGGGACGTGACGAATAAGGAGGATGTGAAGAAGACCATGGAGGGCCAAGACGCTGCGATCATCATTCTCGGCACCAGGAACGACCTga GTCCAACCACCATGATGTCTGAAGGCACCAAGAACATCATAGAAGCCATGAAGGCCAGAGGGATCCGCAAAGTGATCGGCTGCATGTCGG CCTTCCTTCTTTGGGATCGCTCCAAGGTCCCACCCCGGCTGGTTCCGGTAACGGAGGATCACGACCGGATGTACGACGCGCTGAAAGCATCGGGGCTGGATTATGTGGCTGTTATGCCGCCTCACATCGCAG GAGATTTGCCCCTGACTGAGACTTATATGGCGACAGAGAACATGCTGAAGGGCAGAGCCATCTCCAAGCATGACCTGGGACATTTCTTTGTCAAGTGTCTGTCCACCTCAGAATGGGACGGCAAGACAGTGGGAGTTTGGGGGGAGTACAAGTAA
- the blvrb gene encoding flavin reductase (NADPH) isoform X1: MSDSVKNVAIFGATGMTGLATLPLAVAAGKRRHVMSAGYNVTVLVRDPAKLPADHKACRVVVGDVTNKEDVKKTMEGQDAAIIILGTRNDLSPTTMMSEGTKNIIEAMKARGIRKVIGCMSAFLLWDRSKVPPRLVPVTEDHDRMYDALKASGLDYVAVMPPHIAGDLPLTETYMATENMLKGRAISKHDLGHFFVKCLSTSEWDGKTVGVWGEYK; encoded by the exons ATGTCAGACTCCGTTAAAAACGTCGCGATCTTTGGAGCCACGGGAATGACCGGCCTGGCAACGCTCCCACTAGCTGTGGCTGCAGGTAAACGACGTCACGTGATGTCTGCAG GATACAATGTGACCGTTCTGGTGCGCGACCCCGCCAAGCTGCCCGCCGACCACAAGGCGTGCAGAGTGGTGGTGGGGGACGTGACGAATAAGGAGGATGTGAAGAAGACCATGGAGGGCCAAGACGCTGCGATCATCATTCTCGGCACCAGGAACGACCTga GTCCAACCACCATGATGTCTGAAGGCACCAAGAACATCATAGAAGCCATGAAGGCCAGAGGGATCCGCAAAGTGATCGGCTGCATGTCGG CCTTCCTTCTTTGGGATCGCTCCAAGGTCCCACCCCGGCTGGTTCCGGTAACGGAGGATCACGACCGGATGTACGACGCGCTGAAAGCATCGGGGCTGGATTATGTGGCTGTTATGCCGCCTCACATCGCAG GAGATTTGCCCCTGACTGAGACTTATATGGCGACAGAGAACATGCTGAAGGGCAGAGCCATCTCCAAGCATGACCTGGGACATTTCTTTGTCAAGTGTCTGTCCACCTCAGAATGGGACGGCAAGACAGTGGGAGTTTGGGGGGAGTACAAGTAA
- the LOC101164490 gene encoding SERTA domain-containing protein 2: MILKGQKRKLPQEDLELADSGGPVWESQRQFVFSVSLNKYQRSQELPEPSLRRSVLIANTLRQMSLEGCREPPADMEVPEPPPPAGLLHREQECCPHTASAVDKAESCSAADHASCSSRESNFPMSVEEDEDWESADSDVSLSAAISSILTVLDSTIDGSSPTAPRSPLRSLENLSGSSEGGVAWVKPGVRGHSVSYQQQAEPKARDGGPGDVTVEDLFQDIDTCLLERDMGVLGLGGGHPTGEDLLRYLPPFSNLKCLPSFSSFSPLPAGFPPPAVPSSMSAPGQSREAFELDNLMEILVES; encoded by the coding sequence ATGATCCTGAAGGGGCAGAAGCGGAAGCTCCCGCAGGAGGACCTGGAGCTGGCGGACAGCGGCGGGCCGGTGTGGGAGAGCCAGCGGCAGTTCGTCTTCTCCGTGTCGCTGAACAAGTACCAGCGCAGCCAGGAGCTGCCCGAGCCCAGCCTGCGCCGCTCCGTTCTGATTGCCAACACTTTGCGGCAGATGAGCCTGGAGGGGTGTCGGGAGCCCCCCGCGGACATGGAGGTGCCCGAGCCGCCTCCTCCCGCCGGGCTCCTCCACAGGGAGCAGGAGTGCTGTCCACATACAGCCTCTGCAGTGGACAAAGCTGAAAGCTGCTCCGCGGCTGATCACGCCAGCTGCAGTTCCAGGGAATCGAACTTCCCAATGAGTGTTGAAGAGGACGAAGACTGGGAGTCCGCGGACTCTGACGTCTCGCTCTCCGCCGCCATTTCCTCCATCCTGACTGTGCTGGACTCGACCATCGACGGGAGCTCTCCCACAGCTCCACGGTCGCCTCTCCGGTCTCTGGAGAACCTGTCGGGCTCTTCTGAGGGTGGGGTGGCGTGGGTGAAGCCGGGAGTCAGAGGTCACAGCGTCAGCTACCAGCAGCAGGCGGAGCCAAAGGCGCGGGACGGTGGGCCGGGTGACGTCACCGTGGAGGATCTGTTTCAGGACATAGACACCTGCCTGCTGGAGCGGGACATGGGGGTGCTCGGCCTCGGCGGGGGCCACCCCACCGGGGAAGACCTCCTTCGGTACCTGCCGCCCTTCTCCAACCTGAAATGTCTCCCAtcgttctcctccttcagcccgCTCCCCGCCGGTTTCCCTCCTCCTGCAGTACCGTCCTCCATGTCTGCCCCGGGTCAGAGCAGAGAAGCCTTTGAGCTGGATAATCTGATGGAGATCCTGGTGGAGTCCTGA